caatttgacatCACCGAAAGAAACAATATTTAGACCAACTGAAATTCTATTTGAATCACTGTGTTTTAAAAGTAGCAAGAAACCGAGTGTTGCCCTCCTAAACTCAAAAAGATGTGGGTGGGTGCAACACTTTGTTTACTGCCGTCTAGCACCTGACGTAGTCGTACCGTGAATGCAACCAAAGTATCAAACAGAACTTGGAAAATGGAGAACAGCAGGCTCTCCGCGCGGCCCTCCAGGTCCCACTGGCTTTTCACCATTGGCTGCTGTCgcccggaagaaaaaaaaaaactaaaaaaattgcctGGGGCTCACTTCAAAAATATACCTGTATCAAACGCTGCAACCTAAAACGgcacaggtaaaaaaatacccGTTCTCATTCAAACAAGGGCAGCATATGTCTATATGGATATCAGTGCACCAATAATGCAGGGTATTTTAAGCAATTACtgtagttaattttttttgaaccagcgcacatttttataaatcaataaatcaacaCAATTTACAGCGAGATGAAATACATACTGTATTTTCGGTTATTGGCATTAGTTTCAAAAGAAACGTGCTGGGCGGAATGGTAGAGGTTAGTAACCCACATGAACGGATACGACATTACTATCAAATACAAGCTGGTCCTATTTGTACCATGActcacaaacaaaacaaggtaTTTTGACATTTACTGAAAAATTCTTgcgattttcaaaatgaaataaacaaaacaacaaatttcccTCTAATCCTCCTCTTCCCTAAAGTTTCGCTATTCATAAATTTGTTCGTTTAGGTCGAATAcgtggaataaaaaagaaacaaacatccCCAAGCGATCAACGATAGTGACGGAACGGAGATTACCACTTTATCCCTGGAGAAATTAAGGATCTACAAACGAAGGTCACAAAACAATAGGATTACATTCAaagactaaagttttggttatttactttttactcTGTCGTGGGATTTGGACcaactatttcaaattttgaattattattattattgaaatggaaaacCCGAGAAAACCATTTACAACATTGGGCCAAGTTTttcaaaactatttgtagATTGTAGAAAAACTACACAGGAGAAATGTTGGAATCGGGTAAGAATCGTAAGTTATCATGACTGTTCTTTCGGGCAGTGACGCTGTGATACTTTTGATCCAAAAACTGAAGACGACCATCTAGATGATTGAGGAAACGAAACGCTTCTTGAATTCTTTTCTGGCACACGACTCGGTTGCGCACATTTTGATGTGGAACAGGAGGACCATGTTGCGGCTTTGTCAACGTATTATCTTCTACGATGACGCGATCGTTTTTATGGTTTAGGAGGTAATCGATTTTGTCTTCTGAATCTTGTAACTTTAATTTGCACATCTCAAGAGCAGATTGAGATTTCCCCAATTTGTTTTGGAGTTTGGTTATCTCGTCATTCAAGTCAGTTGACATGCGTTGGAAAGATAGGCAATTCTCATCCGTTTGCGTTTCAGCTAAACTAACAGCTGGAAGAGTTTGGACAAACTGCGTCCTTAAAATCTTCTCATCAATGTCTAGTGTCTGCGATTGCGCGTTCAAGAGCAGTTTTTTAGGAGACTCGTCAGTGCATTGGCAAGATTTGTTTGCAAAGGCCTTGCTGGATATCTTGCCAAAAGCATCCACTACCCAGTTGAGCAAACATGTTTTCCCATCATTACTAGGTACCATGTTATCACTTGTTACACCTAAGGGATTTAAGAGGTCTTTCCACTGACACTTGTCCAGATATTGGGGACTGGACTGTTGGATAGATAAGCACTCACTGGCGAAAACAGATGAAGTGTAGAACATTTTGTGATGCTTGAGGTATTCATAAATCATAACATTAATGGCGTCATCCTTTGGTGAGAATTTCACTTGTTTTGAAGTTGATCCCAGTTCCGTTTTAAGTTTTTCAACCATCCTCATTCGAAGAAATGATTGTAGTTCTCCCataattcctttttcctttagcCTGAAAATTTATTCACATTATTAGAAAACTGTAGTCATTGATGTATGCTATCTCTTTAATACAACActtttaaacaacaaaaaccatAAGGACTCACCAATCGAATAGAATCAACTTTAATTTGTCTCGATCCATAAATCGATCCCCTTTAAATGACACATCACTCATTTTTCACACAAATTCGTCGATGAAGCTCAAACAGATTGTTATATCTGTTATTTTATACTACTTTGACTTGACGCTCACTTCACAGTTCAAAAATAATGTTTGTTTGTATTCTTACGGTGCCATCTAGCAACAATTTGGTTGCTAACGAACATTCGGGTTTTGACAACCGCGGAAATAAGGTTCGGCAACCGACAATTATTCGTCAGTCGGTCAGTCTTTACTCGTGAATCGTGCTTCGTGAGTCGTGAGTCCAACGAGCTCGGGAGTCGGGATTTTCAGCTTGCAGGAGCAGACGACATTCGGttgttaaatgaaaaataaccaTGTCCAATGCCAGACCGCTCGTATTTGTCTACtcattttttataattaattataactaatgttttgaaaaagagtATTTATCACGGgtatattacattttaatcTGCGGTGTATTTCCGTGAATTAAGTagtaaaaaaccaaattaaaaaaaggtttcttaattttttgaagAAGCGTAGGCGGCGTAGTTGTATGCCTATTACCGGGGCCTTCAAAACTATTTTGCCTGTCAATAACAATGTGGTGTATGGGTTGGGTAGATGAGACATACATTGGGTAACAGGTGAAAATGTGGAAAGTCCCTGGATCTGaaactttctatttttagtTGCTTGAGGTTTAACTCTCTCCTTAGCCATTCCAATGTGTTGTTATGTGTTACCCTAACGTGTTTGTTTATTCTGTTTGAAAGGTAATGGATCGTGGCGGTTCACATAAGGGCTATGTACGTacaaaaaatgacaaaacagGATCTGAAGTTCGGAAAAGATCAATCGAGTTGGAACATGTGACGAATAGAAGAGAGGGGCAGTATAATGCTGCTCTAGATTCTATGGAAGATGGTACAAATGAATCTCTAGTAAGTGGGTGCCAAGAGGAGAAATTTGTTCAAAGCAATAGCACAAAATTAACAGGCGCTAAGAAAGACCTCTACGACCATGTAAATAAGACCTTAGATGTTCCACATTCTTTACATCCTGTGACTAAGTATTGTTTCTTTACAGAACCCAACCTTATTCTTTGATGATGGTGTccgaaaaattgattttgtacTAGTGTGGGATGAATTAATAccttcaaatatttctgagcAAGCTGATTTCAAGAGAGATGTTTTTGAGAATAacctagaaaaagaaggactTCAAATCGAATATGTGGATACCCCTGGAGTTTCACTGCATTTCATTAAACTGCATGCTCCTGATGAAGTACTCAGACGTTATGCAGAAATCTTGAAACTCAGAATGCCAATGAAAAAGGTGCACAATTTTGATTAAGAAATATCCATACCTATATCATTCCAAGGTATTTTTAGGTGGAACAAGATGTGATCAACTGTGTTGGTTCAACCTCAATGGAATTCTTGTTAAAAGTATAAACTAACAGTCTAACACTAGAAAATTGtgtatttattaaattaactgaccatgatttttatttaaagatccCAGGAATGTTACAATTCCATAATGCAACCAACGAAATCGTGAGTGAAGTGAAATCTGGTTTCGATCGTATACTAGATTACTTTCGGCCAGACCCCCTTTTATTCCCAGTGAAATCACAACGTTTTTCAGCTGTCTACAGTCGGGATAAAGAATATCTGTAACAAAATCCGAAAGTATTTTTAACTGTTTTGCAAATGTAAATTTCTTAACATTTCTTTGATAGGTTTAACGCGGAAgatgaagatttttttacaTCATCCATTCGTTCGCGAATTGTAGACTTCATTCTTAAACGCAAGCGcttcaaagaagaaattgacgaTGAATTTGCTTTTGGTATCGAACGTTTGCTGACTGAAGGAATCTATTCAGCTGCATATCCACTGCATGATGTAATGCCaattttttcgaattatttattctttatatatCTAATAAGCGGTTTCTATGTTACAGGGTAGTGATCATGTGGAGGGTAATTTGCGCAGTCTGCTGAGAACCGAGTGGACGGCCttaaacaaattacatcgctATCAGCCATTGGACTATGTTAAGGATTACTTTGGCGTCAAGATTGCATTGTATTTTGCATGGCTTGGTTTCTACACGCACACTCTTCTCTTTGCTTCCGTCGTTGGATTACTTTGCTTCCTATTTAGCTTCCTGTCTTTGCAAAACAACATCCCCAGTAACGAAATTTGCTCGGGGCGATTCAATGTCGTCATGTGCCCCATCTGTGACTATTCGGGCGATAACTCTTGTGATTTTTGGTACCTTTTTGAAACGTGCTTACATTCAAGAGCCGCTTACCTTTTCGACAACGGAACTACAGTCTTTTTCGCCGTCTTCATGTCCTTTTGGGCCGTTTTGTTTCTGGAAATGTGGAAACGTTATTCTGCCGAGATCACTCATCGTTGGGATTTGACCGGTTTTGATCACCAAGAAGAACATCCGCGGCCGCAATATCTTGCACGTTTGGCTCACGTCACAGCCAAAAGAGTGAATGTGGTAACGCAAACACTGGAACCACGAGTACCGTTCTGGCGAATCAAATTTCCAGCCGCGCTCTTGTCCATGTAACAACtaacatttaataatttagaaacaattaatttatgattttttattttaatttgtcgGACCAAGATCTTTGATCCTTCTTCTCGTCTCAATGGCAATGGCAACTGTTATTGGAGTCATTCTCTACCGCATGTCACTGTTGGCGTCGCTTTCTATTCACAACGATCAGAACATTACAGCCAATGCTATGCTGATAACAACTGCCACAGCCGCCTTCATTAATCTTTGTTGCATCCTGCTTTTCAACAGATTCTATGAAAGTACGAAATTTATCACATAAAATCCTTTAGAATT
This region of Daphnia pulex isolate KAP4 chromosome 9, ASM2113471v1 genomic DNA includes:
- the LOC124202840 gene encoding uncharacterized protein LOC124202840 is translated as MSDVSFKGDRFMDRDKLKLILFDWLKEKGIMGELQSFLRMRMVEKLKTELGSTSKQVKFSPKDDAINVMIYEYLKHHKMFYTSSVFASECLSIQQSSPQYLDKCQWKDLLNPLGVTSDNMVPSNDGKTCLLNWVVDAFGKISSKAFANKSCQCTDESPKKLLLNAQSQTLDIDEKILRTQFVQTLPAVSLAETQTDENCLSFQRMSTDLNDEITKLQNKLGKSQSALEMCKLKLQDSEDKIDYLLNHKNDRVIVEDNTLTKPQHGPPVPHQNVRNRVVCQKRIQEAFRFLNHLDGRLQFLDQKYHSVTARKNSHDNLRFLPDSNISPV
- the LOC124202838 gene encoding anoctamin-1-like isoform X1, whose translation is MSNARPLVMDRGGSHKGYVRTKNDKTGSEVRKRSIELEHVTNRREGQYNAALDSMEDGTNESLVSGCQEEKFVQSNSTKLTGAKKDLYDHNPTLFFDDGVRKIDFVLVWDELIPSNISEQADFKRDVFENNLEKEGLQIEYVDTPGVSLHFIKLHAPDEVLRRYAEILKLRMPMKKVEQDVINCVGSTSMEFLLKIPGMLQFHNATNEIVSEVKSGFDRILDYFRPDPLLFPVKSQRFSAVYSRDKEYLFNAEDEDFFTSSIRSRIVDFILKRKRFKEEIDDEFAFGIERLLTEGIYSAAYPLHDGSDHVEGNLRSLLRTEWTALNKLHRYQPLDYVKDYFGVKIALYFAWLGFYTHTLLFASVVGLLCFLFSFLSLQNNIPSNEICSGRFNVVMCPICDYSGDNSCDFWYLFETCLHSRAAYLFDNGTTVFFAVFMSFWAVLFLEMWKRYSAEITHRWDLTGFDHQEEHPRPQYLARLAHVTAKRVNVVTQTLEPRVPFWRIKFPAALLSISLILLLVSMAMATVIGVILYRMSLLASLSIHNDQNITANAMLITTATAAFINLCCILLFNRFYEKIALWLTEQELPRTQSEFEDSLTLKMYLLQFVNHYASIFYIAFFKGKFIGYPGKYNRFFGFRQEECGTGGCLVELCIQLAIIMVGKQAMNTCMEMVLPMVFKWINKIRVQTGMGKQPKESQAYRAQWAKDYQLVAWGSEALFAEYLEMVLQYGFVTIFVAAFPLAPLFALLNNVLEMRLDARKILTLHRRPVAQRVKDIGVWYTILDCLGKLSVATNGLIIAFTSDFIPRLIYTLKYSPDHSLEGYVNYTLSYFKTSHFNHTQQLFNGTEVVEVCRYRDLREPPWIRNNESNPNQYELTADFWYILAARLTFVLVFQNAVALVTMAIHWIIPDVPRKLSERIRQEAYFTNEIIIKQEMIRARGTVRGAQAARGDSTARLLRPRSYVEPQNEPSYDDGVLFKRSKSSCPRISSSKNIDAV
- the LOC124202838 gene encoding anoctamin-1-like isoform X2, translated to MDRGGSHKGYVRTKNDKTGSEVRKRSIELEHVTNRREGQYNAALDSMEDGTNESLVSGCQEEKFVQSNSTKLTGAKKDLYDHNPTLFFDDGVRKIDFVLVWDELIPSNISEQADFKRDVFENNLEKEGLQIEYVDTPGVSLHFIKLHAPDEVLRRYAEILKLRMPMKKVEQDVINCVGSTSMEFLLKIPGMLQFHNATNEIVSEVKSGFDRILDYFRPDPLLFPVKSQRFSAVYSRDKEYLFNAEDEDFFTSSIRSRIVDFILKRKRFKEEIDDEFAFGIERLLTEGIYSAAYPLHDGSDHVEGNLRSLLRTEWTALNKLHRYQPLDYVKDYFGVKIALYFAWLGFYTHTLLFASVVGLLCFLFSFLSLQNNIPSNEICSGRFNVVMCPICDYSGDNSCDFWYLFETCLHSRAAYLFDNGTTVFFAVFMSFWAVLFLEMWKRYSAEITHRWDLTGFDHQEEHPRPQYLARLAHVTAKRVNVVTQTLEPRVPFWRIKFPAALLSISLILLLVSMAMATVIGVILYRMSLLASLSIHNDQNITANAMLITTATAAFINLCCILLFNRFYEKIALWLTEQELPRTQSEFEDSLTLKMYLLQFVNHYASIFYIAFFKGKFIGYPGKYNRFFGFRQEECGTGGCLVELCIQLAIIMVGKQAMNTCMEMVLPMVFKWINKIRVQTGMGKQPKESQAYRAQWAKDYQLVAWGSEALFAEYLEMVLQYGFVTIFVAAFPLAPLFALLNNVLEMRLDARKILTLHRRPVAQRVKDIGVWYTILDCLGKLSVATNGLIIAFTSDFIPRLIYTLKYSPDHSLEGYVNYTLSYFKTSHFNHTQQLFNGTEVVEVCRYRDLREPPWIRNNESNPNQYELTADFWYILAARLTFVLVFQNAVALVTMAIHWIIPDVPRKLSERIRQEAYFTNEIIIKQEMIRARGTVRGAQAARGDSTARLLRPRSYVEPQNEPSYDDGVLFKRSKSSCPRISSSKNIDAV